The following proteins come from a genomic window of Yinghuangia sp. ASG 101:
- a CDS encoding group III truncated hemoglobin — MPDVPDDPAPPAPGAAPRPAVLRDIGSREDILLLLEDFYTAAFSDDLLGHVFVDVARMDLAEHLPRIADFWEVTLLRRGGYRGNALRPHQALHAQSPLTAGHFARWTRLWADTVRARFAGPAADRAVVQAERVAATMLKRLEIPDDGLRPWAPGPEGRTQLPLSG, encoded by the coding sequence ATGCCCGATGTACCCGACGATCCCGCGCCTCCGGCTCCCGGTGCCGCTCCCCGCCCCGCCGTCCTGCGCGACATCGGGTCGCGCGAGGACATCCTCCTGCTTCTCGAGGACTTCTACACCGCGGCCTTCTCCGACGACCTGCTCGGGCATGTGTTCGTCGACGTCGCGCGGATGGATCTCGCGGAGCATCTGCCCCGGATCGCCGACTTCTGGGAAGTGACGCTGCTGCGGCGCGGCGGCTACCGGGGCAACGCGTTGCGCCCCCATCAGGCTTTGCACGCGCAATCCCCGCTCACCGCAGGTCACTTCGCGCGGTGGACGCGGCTGTGGGCGGACACCGTCCGGGCGCGTTTCGCCGGTCCGGCGGCCGACCGGGCCGTCGTCCAGGCCGAGCGGGTCGCCGCGACGATGCTCAAGCGCCTGGAGATCCCCGACGACGGGCTCCGGCCGTGGGCGCCCGGGCCCGAGGGGCGTACGCAGCTGCCGCTGAGCGGATGA
- the ruvC gene encoding crossover junction endodeoxyribonuclease RuvC, translated as MRVFGVDPGLTRCGLGVVEGGVGRPLRMIEAGVVRTPADDPIDARLLAVEQGVEEWLDRHTPDCVAVERVFSQHNVRTVMGTAQASAVAIVCAARRGLPVTLHTPSEVKAAVTGSGRADKAQIGAMVARILRLDSPPKPADAADAVALAICHIWRGGATGRLAAAVAAARTPSPRLPRGTRG; from the coding sequence GTGCGCGTGTTCGGAGTCGACCCGGGCCTGACCCGGTGCGGGCTCGGTGTCGTCGAGGGCGGCGTCGGCCGACCGCTGCGCATGATCGAGGCCGGAGTGGTGCGCACGCCCGCGGACGACCCGATCGACGCGCGGCTGCTCGCCGTCGAACAGGGCGTCGAGGAATGGCTCGACCGCCACACGCCGGACTGCGTCGCGGTGGAACGCGTCTTCAGCCAGCACAACGTGCGCACCGTCATGGGCACCGCGCAGGCCTCCGCGGTCGCCATCGTGTGCGCCGCCCGCCGGGGGCTCCCCGTCACGCTGCACACCCCGAGCGAGGTCAAGGCCGCCGTCACCGGCAGCGGGCGCGCCGACAAAGCCCAGATCGGTGCCATGGTCGCGCGCATCCTCCGGCTCGACTCGCCCCCCAAACCCGCCGACGCGGCCGACGCGGTCGCCCTCGCCATCTGCCACATCTGGCGCGGCGGCGCGACCGGCCGCCTCGCCGCCGCGGTCGCCGCCGCCCGCACACCGTCCCCGCGCCTGCCGCGCGGTACGCGAGGATGA